ATGTTGAATTTATCGATATCGACAACCCAGTTTAAGAACAAATGCTATCTCCTCGTTGACTGAGATCCCCAACTCACTCGTTCTTTGTTCTTGAGGATGACAGAGTAGCGAGCATATAAAAGAAAAGGGTTGATGCTTTCGCATCAACCCTTTTTAACAATTGTACTTTAATCGCAACTATTCACGTTCGTGAAGTGCTTTAAAGTCACGTTGCTCTTCACCAGTGTATAGCTGACGAGGACGACCGATACGGTTCGTTGGGTCGCTGTGCATTTCGTTCCAGTGTGCAATCCAACCGATAGTACGAGACATCGCGAAGATTACTGTGAACATTGATACAGGAATGCCGATAGCTTTCAGAATGATACCTGAGTAGAAATCTACGTTCGGATATAGCTTCTTAGACACAAAGTATTCATCAGATAGGGCGATACGCTCAAGTTCCATTGCTACGTCAAGTAGTGGATCTTGGATGTTTAGCTCTTTAAGTACTTCGTGACACGCTTCGCGCATTACTGTTGCACGTGGATCGTAGTTCTTGTAAACGCGGTGACCGAAGCCCATCAAACGGAATGGGTCATCTTTGTCTTTCGCTTTTGCAACATACTCTTCGATGTTATCTACGCTACCGATCTCTTCAAGCATACGTAGACATGCTTCGTTTGCACCACCGTGAGCTGGGCCCCAAAGTGACGCGATGCCTGCTGCGATACACGCAAACGGGTTAGCACCAGATGAACCAGCAAGACGAACTGTAGACGTTGAAGCGTTTTGTTCGTGATCAGCGTGTAGAGTAAAGATTTTATCCATTGCACGAGCAACGATAGGGTTCACTTCGTACTCTTCACATGGGTTTGCAAACATCATGTGTAAGAAGTTTTCAGCGTAGCCTAGGTCGTTACGTGGGTAGATAAACGGCTGACCGATTGAATATTTGTAACACATTGCTGCCAGTGTCGGCATTTTTGAAATCAGGCGGTAAGCCGCAATTTCACGGTGTGTATCGTTGTTGATATCAAGTGAGTCGTGGTAGAACGCTGCTAGAGCGCCTACAACACCACACATTACAGCCATAGGGTGAGCATCACGACGGAAGCCGTGGAAGAAACTAGCAATCTGCTCATGCACCATAGTGTGACGTGTCACGGTAGTCTTGAACTTTTCGTATTCAGCTCGAGATGGGGCTTCACCGTAAAGAAGTATGTAACATACCTCTAAGTAATCAGCGTTATTGGCAAGTTGGTCAATTGGATAACCACGATGTAAAAGAATACCTTTTCCACCGTCAATAAAAGTGATTTGAGACTCACAAGATGCAGTGGCAAGAAAACCAGGGTCAAAAGTGAAAAAACCATTAGAACCTAGTGTACGAACATCGATCACTGGAGTACCAAGTACACCTTCTGTAATCGGCAGCTCGATTGGCGCTTGACCTTCAATGTGAAGGGTAGCTTTCTTATCCGCCATAACAATCTCCTTTGTTTATTATTAATCCGTCCAGGATGTTTATGTGCCATTTTTTTACTGGTCTTACGTGGGAAAGTCAATTTTTCTACAGCTTTGTGTGCACTTGTTAGTGTTTTTTACATTAAATTCGTTAAAAATCTGGTCTGTGTAGCATTATTTGTTACATCAATTGTATTAGAATGTTGCCAGCCGTATAGTGGCGCTGAAAAGTTTGGTTAAAACCTTATAAATGCAAGGCTAAGAAGAAATGTGAGGTGTCTTTCTTAATCGAGCAGTTAACAATTATTTTACAATTATCTAAGGCTCAACTTCGGTTATTTGTTAAGTTAATGTTAAATTTTGAAGGTTAGCAATCAAATTTTGTCCATAACAATATCATAAGGTTATTTAATGACCATAATGCTCAATGGAGCTGAGTGAGCAAGCCCGTGAAAGAAAGAAAGACAAGACCTGTTAATTTAGATTTACAGACCATCCACTTTCCAATCACAGCAATAGCTTCCATCCTACACCGTGTGTCTGGGGTGATAACTTTTGTCGCGATTGGAATTTTGCTTTGGTTACTATCCATTTCCCTCTCATCCCCAGTAGGCTTTATGGAAGCTAGCGACATTGTCGATGGTTTCTTCGTGAAGTTTATTCTGTGGGGCATTTTAACCGCTTTGGCTTACCACATTGCTGGTGGTATTCGTCACCTTCTTATGGACTTAGGTCACTTTGAAGAGCTGGAATCTGGCGCTAAGAGCGCTAAGGTTGCATTCGCAGCAACAGCGGTATTGTCTCTACTAGCGGGGATCTTAGTATGGTAAACAACGTTTCTACTTTTGGTCGTAATGGTGTTCATGATTATCTACTGATTCGTGCAACTGCCATCATTATGACGCTTTACACTATTTACCTAGTTAGCTTCTGTGCTTTCTCTGGTGATATCTCTTACGCATCTTGGACGCAATTCTTTGGTGGAACCTTCACTAAAGTCTTCACCATGTTAGCGCTTACTTCTGTTTTGGTTCACGCGTGGATCGGCCTATGGCAAGTACTAACTGACTACATCAAATGCGCAAAACTGCGTGTTGGTCTTCAAGTCGGTGTTGTTGCAGTTCTTCTTGGATATTTCTTCTCTGGTCTGTTTATTTTGTGGGGTGCGTAAGTGACTATTCCTGTTCGTGAGTTTGATGCCGTAGTTATCGGCGCTGGTGGTGCAGGTATGCGTGCCGCACTGCAAATTTCTGAGCAAGGCCTTTCTTGTGCATTGCTTTCTAAAGTTTTCCCTACTCGTTCTCATACGGTTTCAGCGCAAGGCGGCATCACTGTTGCTCTTGGTAACGCGCATGAAGACCATTGGGAACAACATATGTATGACACAGTAAAAGGTTCTGATTACATCGGCGACCAAGACGCTATCGAATACATGTGTAAAAACGGTCCTGAGTCGGTAATCGAACTTGAAAAAATGGGCCTACCTTTCTCTCGTTTTGAGAACGGTACTATTTACCAGCGTCCTTTCGGTGGTCAATCTAAAAACTTTGGTGGTGAGCAAGCGGCTCGCACCGCAGCTGCAGCTGACCGTACTGGTCACGCACTGCTTCATACGCTTTACCAACAAAACATTAAACACAAAACGACGGTTTTCTCTGAATGGTATGCACTGGATCTTGTGAAGAACGAAGATGGTGCAATCTTAGGTACAACCGCGCTTTGTATGGAAACTGGCGAAGTTTGCTACTTCAAAGCGAAGGCAACAATCCTTGCTACTGGTGGTGCTGGTCGTATCTACGCTTCGACAACTAACGCACACATTAACACTGGTGACGGTGTTGGTATGGCGATTCGTGCTGGCGTTCCAATGCAAGACATCGAAATGTGGCAGTTCCACCCAACGGGTATCGCTGGCGCAGGTGTATTGGTAACGGAAGGTTGTCGTGGTGAAGGTGGTTACCTTCTCAATAAAGACGGCGAACGCTTCATGGAACGTTACGCACCAAATGCTAAAGACTTAGCGGGTCGTGATGTTGTTGCACGTTCAATGATGGTTGAAATCCGTGAAGGTCGCGGTTGCGATGGCCCTTGGGGTCCACACATCAAGCTGAAGCTTGATCACCTAGGTAAAGAGACACTTGAATCTCGTCTTCCTGGTGTATGTGAACTGTCTCGTACCTTTGCTCACGTTGATCCAGTAAAAGAGCCAATCCCAGTAATCCCAACATGTCACTACATGATGGGTGGTGTTCCAACACAAGTTTCTGGTCAAGCTATTAAGCAAACTGAAGATGGCACCGATGTTGAAATCCAAGGTCTATTTGCTTGTGGCGAAATCGCATCAGTATCAGTACACGGTGCCAACCGTCTAGGTGGTAACTCACTACTTGATTTGGTGGTATTTGGTCGTGCAACAGGTCTACACCTAGGTGAGACTCTGAAGAAGCAAGACGAAGCGAAACCAGCAACTGAAGCAGACATCGAGCGTTCTCTAGAGCGTTACAACCGTTGGGAAAACAGTACTGACGGTGAAGATCCAGCGCAAATCCGTAAAGATCTTCAACAATGTATGCAGAATAACTTCTCAGTATTCCGTGAAGGCAAAGCAATGGCTGAAGGCCTAGAAGAGCTTAAAGCGATTCGCGAGCGTCTGAAGAATGCACACCTATCTGATAAGTCTACAGAGTTCAACACTCAACGTATCGAGTGTCTAGAGCTTGAAAACTTGATGGAAACGGCATTCGCAACGGCTGTTGCTGCAAACTTCCGTACAGAGAGCCGTGGCGCACACGCTCGATTCGATTTCCCTGACCGTGATGATGAGCAATGGCTATGCCACTCACTTTACAACCCAGAGTCAGAGAGCATGACTAAGCGTGGTGTAAACATGGAGCCTATCCATCGTGAAGCGTTCCCACCAAAAGCACGTACGTACTAAGGAGATATGACCATGAAACTGAATTTCTCTTTATACCGTTACAACCCAGATGTCGACCAGAAGCCTTATATGAAGGAATACACCCTAGAGGTGGATGAAGGTTCAGACATGATGCTTTTGGACGCGCTGATTCTGTTGAAAGAGCAAGATCCAACTATCTCATTCCGTCGCTCATGCCGTGAAGGTGTATGTGGTTCGGATGGTTTGAACATGAATGGTAAAAATGGTCTGGCGTGTATCACTCCGTTGTCTGCGCTTTCTGGCCAAGACAAGATTGTGATTCGTCCGCTGCCTGGTCTACCTGTTGTTCGTGACCTGATTGTAGACATGACTCAGTTCTACGATAACTACGAGAAAGTGAAGCCATTCTTAGTGTCTGATGGCAATGTACCACCGGCACGTGAAAACTTACAAAGCCCTGATGAACGCGCGCACTTAGATGGATTGTACGAATGTATCATGTGTGCATGTTGTACTACATCTTGCCCATCGTTCTGGTGGAACCCTGACAAATTCATCGGACCAGCAGGCCTACTTGCAGCGTACCGTTGGCTAATTGATAGCCGAGATACAGCGACAGACGAACGTTTGTCCGATCTTGATGATGCATTTAGCGTTTTTCGTTGCCATGGCATCATGAATTGTGTAAGTGTTTGTCCTAAGGGATTAAATCCGACGAAAGCTATTGGTCACATCAAGACCATGTTGGTGAATCGTTCGGTTTAAGTTATATAAAAATTGCCGCCCTAGAAGTTTTGGGGCGGCCTTTTAATAGCTCGGCATAGACCGCAGCAAACGTGAAAACTACTGGTTAAGGGAAAATATGCACAACGGCGTGATGAAGGCATGGCTCGAGTCTTCACACTTGGCTGGCGCCAATGCAACGTACGTAGAAGAACTCTATGAACTGTATCTAAGTGACCCAGATTCGGTAAGTGACGAATGGAGAAGTGTTTTTGAAGAACTGCCTGTGCAAGCTTCAGAGACAGTGGAACAACCACACTCTCGTGTTCGTGAATACTTCCGTCGACTCGCTCAAGAAACAAAGCATTACAGTGTCCAAGTTAGTGATCCAGATGTCGATGCGAAACAAGTAAAGGTTCTGCAACTAATTAATGCTTATCGATTCCGAGGGCATCAATCAGCAAATCTAGACCCCCTAGGTTTATGGAAAAGAGATACAGTTGAAGAGCTGGATCCTTCTTTCCACACTCTTACCGAAGATGACCTCAATGAGACGTTTAACGTCGGCTCTTACGCGATTGGCCAAGAGACGATGGTGCTTAAAGATTTATACAAATCTCTAAAGCAGACTTATTGTGGTTCTATTGGTGCTGAATACATGCACATGACAAATACAGAGCAAAAACGTTGGATTCAACAACGTTTAGAGTCTGTATCTGGTCAACCCTCTTTCAACAAAGAAGAAAAGCAAGCTTTCCTAGAAGAGCTAACTGCAGCTGAAGGTCTTGAGCGCTATCTTGGTGCGAAATTCCCAGGCGCGAAACGCTTCTCGTTGGAAGGTGGTGATGCGCTTATCCCAATGACGAAAGAAATTATTCGTCATGCTGGTGGACAAGGCATGCGTGAAGTTGTTGTTGGTATGGCTCACCGTGGTCGTCTAAACATGTTGGTCAACGTGCTTGGTAAAAAACCACAAGACCTATTTGACGAATTTGCGGGCAAGCACGATGACACGTGGGGTACTGGTGATGTGAAATACCACCAAGGCTTCTCTGCGGACTTCGCAACGCCAGGCGGCAACGTTCACTTAGCACTTGCATTTAACCCATCTCACTTAGAAATCGTAAACCCGGTAGTTATCGGTTCAGTACGTGCACGTCAAGATCGCCTTGGTGATAGTGACGGTAGCCGTGTACTTCCAATCACTATCCACGGTGACTCAGCTATCGCAGGTCAGGGTGTAGTGCAAGAGACGTTTAACATGTCTCAAGCTCGTGGTTTCTGTGTCGGTGGTACGGTTCGTATCGTTGTAAACAACCAAGTTGGTTTTACAACATCTAACCCGCGCGATACTCGTTCTACGATGTACTGTACTGATATCGCGAAGATGGTTCAGGCTCCGATTTTCCACGTTAACTCTGATGATCCAGAAGCGGTTGCGTTCGTTGCGCGTCTTGCATTGGATTACCGTAATACGTTTAAGCGTGATGTTGTTATTGATTTGGTTTGTTACCGTCGCCACGGTCACAACGAAGCCGATGAGCCGAATGCAACACAGCCTTTGATGTACCAAAAAATCAAGAAGCACCCAACGCCACGTAAGCTTTACGCTGACGTGCTAATGGAACGCGGTGAGTTTGGTATTGATACAGCAACTCAACTCGTTAACGAATATCGTGATGCACTTGATCACGGTGAAGTTGTGGTTAAAGAGTGGCGCCCAATGGCACTTCACTCTGTGGACTGGTCTCCTTACCTAGGTCACGACTGGAACATCGAATGGGACAACAAGATTGATATCGAGCGCCTGAAAGAGCTTGGTACCAAACTTTGCCAATATCCAGACAGCCATAAGCTGCAAAGCCGAGTCAATAAACTGTACAACGATCGTACTGCCATGGTGAATGGCGAGAAACAAGTCGATTGGGGTATGGCTGAAACTCTGGCTTACGCAACACTGGTTGATGACGGTAAGCGTATTCGTATCTCTGGCCAAGATTCTGGCCGTGGTACGTTCTTCCACCGTCACTCAGTACTGCACAACCAATCAGATGCAAGCACGTATGTTCCTCTTGCGAACATTCATGACAAGCAAGGGCCATTCCAAGTGTTTGACTCGGTATTGTCTGAAGAAGCGGTACTGGCATTTGAGTATGGTTACGCAACAGCAGAGCCAAGCGGTCTAACCCTTTGGGAAGCACAATTTGGTGACTTCGCAAACGGTGCACAAGTTGTTATCGACCAATTTATTTCGTCAGGTGAGCAAAAGTGGGCACGTCTATGTGGTCTAACTATGCTGCTTCCTCACGGTTATGAAGGTCAAGGCCCAGAGCACTCTTCTGCACGTCTTGAGCGTTACCTTCAGTTATGTGCTGAACAAAACATGCAGGTTGTTGTTCCTTCAACACCGGCTCAGGTTTACCACATGATTCGTCGTCAGGTTGTTCGACCAATGCGTCGTCCTCTGATTGTAATGTCACCTAAGTCATTGCTTCGTCACCCTCTGTGTACTTCTTCTCTGGAAGATTTGGCAGAAGGTACGTTCCAACCAGCTATCGCAGAAATTGATGATTTGGCTCCTGAGAACGTAAAACGCGTCGTGTTCTGTTCAGGTAAGGTTTACTTTGACCTACTTGACCAAAGACGTAAGAACGAGCAAGACGATGTCGCTATTGTGCGTATTGAGCAACTTTACCCGTTCCCTTACGAGGACGTGAGAGCTGCAATTGCACAGTACACGAATGTAGTCGATTACGTTTGGTGTCAAGAAGAGCCTCAAAACCAAGGTGCTTGGTACAGTAGCCAACATAATTTCCGAGCTGCTATCCCAGTGGGTGCTGATATTCAATACGCAGGTCGTCCTGCATCAGCATCACCAGCTGTTGGCTATATGTCGGTACACTTGAAACAACAAAAAGCGTTAGTTGACGACGCTTTGACCCTACTTAAGAACTAGAAGTAAAAGGAAAATACGCACATGACAATTGAAATTCTGGTTCCAGATTTACCTGAATCTGTGGCTGATGCAACAGTTGCTACTTGGCACAAAAAACCGGGCGAAGCGGTTGCACGTGATGAAGTCATTGTAGATATCGAAACAGATAAAGTAGTTCTAGAAGTACCGGCTCCTGAAGCGGGTGTTCTGGAAGCTATCATTGAAGAAGAGGGTGCTACGGTACTTTCTAAACAGCTTCTGGCTAAAATCAAGCCGGGTGCTGTCGCTGGTGAACCAACGAAAGATACAACTGAAGATACAGAAGCTTCTCCTGATAAGCGCCACAAAGCGGCTCTTACCGAAGAGAGCAACGACGCACTAAGTCCTGCGGTTCGTCGCCTGCTTGCAGAGCACAACCTACAACCAGCTGACGTTAAAGGCACTGGTGTTGGTGGTCGTATTACTCGTGAAGACATCGACGCACACCTAGCAGCAGCGAAAGCGGCTCCGGCAGCAGCATCTGCACCAGCAGTTGAAGCGCCAGCAGCAGCTCGTAGCCAAAAACGCGTACCTATGACTCGCCTACGTAAGACAGTGGCTAACCGTCTTCTAGAAGCGAAGAACAGCACAGCAATGCTGACGACTTTCAACGAAGTGAACATGAAGCCAATCATGGACCTTCGTAAGCAGTACAAAGACCAATTCGAGAAGCGTCACGACACGCGTCTGGGCTTCATGTCTTTCTATGTGAAAGCAGTAACAGAAGCGCTAAAACGTTTCCCAGAAGTGAACGCTTCTATTGACGGTACAGATATCGTTTACCACAACTACTTCGACATCAGCATGGCAGTATCAACGCCACGTGGTCTAGTAACTCCAGTACTGAAAGACTGTGACACACTAGGTTTCGCTGACATCGAAAAAGGCATCAAAGAGCTAGCAATCAAAGGCCGTGACGGCAAGCTAACTGTTGATGAGCTGATGGGCGGTAACTTCACTATCACAAACGGTGGTGTATTTGGTTCTCTAATGTCTACGCCAATCATCAACCCGCCTCAAGCGGCAATCCTGGGTATGCACAAAATCCAAGATCGTCCAATGGCTGTTGACGGCAAGGTAGAGATT
This region of Vibrio sp. BS-M-Sm-2 genomic DNA includes:
- the sdhC gene encoding succinate dehydrogenase cytochrome b556 subunit; the encoded protein is MSKPVKERKTRPVNLDLQTIHFPITAIASILHRVSGVITFVAIGILLWLLSISLSSPVGFMEASDIVDGFFVKFILWGILTALAYHIAGGIRHLLMDLGHFEELESGAKSAKVAFAATAVLSLLAGILVW
- the sucA gene encoding 2-oxoglutarate dehydrogenase E1 component; protein product: MHNGVMKAWLESSHLAGANATYVEELYELYLSDPDSVSDEWRSVFEELPVQASETVEQPHSRVREYFRRLAQETKHYSVQVSDPDVDAKQVKVLQLINAYRFRGHQSANLDPLGLWKRDTVEELDPSFHTLTEDDLNETFNVGSYAIGQETMVLKDLYKSLKQTYCGSIGAEYMHMTNTEQKRWIQQRLESVSGQPSFNKEEKQAFLEELTAAEGLERYLGAKFPGAKRFSLEGGDALIPMTKEIIRHAGGQGMREVVVGMAHRGRLNMLVNVLGKKPQDLFDEFAGKHDDTWGTGDVKYHQGFSADFATPGGNVHLALAFNPSHLEIVNPVVIGSVRARQDRLGDSDGSRVLPITIHGDSAIAGQGVVQETFNMSQARGFCVGGTVRIVVNNQVGFTTSNPRDTRSTMYCTDIAKMVQAPIFHVNSDDPEAVAFVARLALDYRNTFKRDVVIDLVCYRRHGHNEADEPNATQPLMYQKIKKHPTPRKLYADVLMERGEFGIDTATQLVNEYRDALDHGEVVVKEWRPMALHSVDWSPYLGHDWNIEWDNKIDIERLKELGTKLCQYPDSHKLQSRVNKLYNDRTAMVNGEKQVDWGMAETLAYATLVDDGKRIRISGQDSGRGTFFHRHSVLHNQSDASTYVPLANIHDKQGPFQVFDSVLSEEAVLAFEYGYATAEPSGLTLWEAQFGDFANGAQVVIDQFISSGEQKWARLCGLTMLLPHGYEGQGPEHSSARLERYLQLCAEQNMQVVVPSTPAQVYHMIRRQVVRPMRRPLIVMSPKSLLRHPLCTSSLEDLAEGTFQPAIAEIDDLAPENVKRVVFCSGKVYFDLLDQRRKNEQDDVAIVRIEQLYPFPYEDVRAAIAQYTNVVDYVWCQEEPQNQGAWYSSQHNFRAAIPVGADIQYAGRPASASPAVGYMSVHLKQQKALVDDALTLLKN
- a CDS encoding citrate synthase, with the protein product MADKKATLHIEGQAPIELPITEGVLGTPVIDVRTLGSNGFFTFDPGFLATASCESQITFIDGGKGILLHRGYPIDQLANNADYLEVCYILLYGEAPSRAEYEKFKTTVTRHTMVHEQIASFFHGFRRDAHPMAVMCGVVGALAAFYHDSLDINNDTHREIAAYRLISKMPTLAAMCYKYSIGQPFIYPRNDLGYAENFLHMMFANPCEEYEVNPIVARAMDKIFTLHADHEQNASTSTVRLAGSSGANPFACIAAGIASLWGPAHGGANEACLRMLEEIGSVDNIEEYVAKAKDKDDPFRLMGFGHRVYKNYDPRATVMREACHEVLKELNIQDPLLDVAMELERIALSDEYFVSKKLYPNVDFYSGIILKAIGIPVSMFTVIFAMSRTIGWIAHWNEMHSDPTNRIGRPRQLYTGEEQRDFKALHERE
- the sdhA gene encoding succinate dehydrogenase flavoprotein subunit, whose protein sequence is MTIPVREFDAVVIGAGGAGMRAALQISEQGLSCALLSKVFPTRSHTVSAQGGITVALGNAHEDHWEQHMYDTVKGSDYIGDQDAIEYMCKNGPESVIELEKMGLPFSRFENGTIYQRPFGGQSKNFGGEQAARTAAAADRTGHALLHTLYQQNIKHKTTVFSEWYALDLVKNEDGAILGTTALCMETGEVCYFKAKATILATGGAGRIYASTTNAHINTGDGVGMAIRAGVPMQDIEMWQFHPTGIAGAGVLVTEGCRGEGGYLLNKDGERFMERYAPNAKDLAGRDVVARSMMVEIREGRGCDGPWGPHIKLKLDHLGKETLESRLPGVCELSRTFAHVDPVKEPIPVIPTCHYMMGGVPTQVSGQAIKQTEDGTDVEIQGLFACGEIASVSVHGANRLGGNSLLDLVVFGRATGLHLGETLKKQDEAKPATEADIERSLERYNRWENSTDGEDPAQIRKDLQQCMQNNFSVFREGKAMAEGLEELKAIRERLKNAHLSDKSTEFNTQRIECLELENLMETAFATAVAANFRTESRGAHARFDFPDRDDEQWLCHSLYNPESESMTKRGVNMEPIHREAFPPKARTY
- the sdhD gene encoding succinate dehydrogenase, hydrophobic membrane anchor protein; protein product: MVNNVSTFGRNGVHDYLLIRATAIIMTLYTIYLVSFCAFSGDISYASWTQFFGGTFTKVFTMLALTSVLVHAWIGLWQVLTDYIKCAKLRVGLQVGVVAVLLGYFFSGLFILWGA
- a CDS encoding succinate dehydrogenase iron-sulfur subunit, which gives rise to MKLNFSLYRYNPDVDQKPYMKEYTLEVDEGSDMMLLDALILLKEQDPTISFRRSCREGVCGSDGLNMNGKNGLACITPLSALSGQDKIVIRPLPGLPVVRDLIVDMTQFYDNYEKVKPFLVSDGNVPPARENLQSPDERAHLDGLYECIMCACCTTSCPSFWWNPDKFIGPAGLLAAYRWLIDSRDTATDERLSDLDDAFSVFRCHGIMNCVSVCPKGLNPTKAIGHIKTMLVNRSV
- the odhB gene encoding 2-oxoglutarate dehydrogenase complex dihydrolipoyllysine-residue succinyltransferase, with translation MTIEILVPDLPESVADATVATWHKKPGEAVARDEVIVDIETDKVVLEVPAPEAGVLEAIIEEEGATVLSKQLLAKIKPGAVAGEPTKDTTEDTEASPDKRHKAALTEESNDALSPAVRRLLAEHNLQPADVKGTGVGGRITREDIDAHLAAAKAAPAAASAPAVEAPAAARSQKRVPMTRLRKTVANRLLEAKNSTAMLTTFNEVNMKPIMDLRKQYKDQFEKRHDTRLGFMSFYVKAVTEALKRFPEVNASIDGTDIVYHNYFDISMAVSTPRGLVTPVLKDCDTLGFADIEKGIKELAIKGRDGKLTVDELMGGNFTITNGGVFGSLMSTPIINPPQAAILGMHKIQDRPMAVDGKVEILPMMYLALSYDHRLIDGRESVGFLVTIKELLEDPARLLLDV